The following are encoded in a window of Nibricoccus aquaticus genomic DNA:
- a CDS encoding PqiC family protein: protein MNSKNPRELNGDGAGVARLRRRFLPAWALMAVAATVLGGCQLLPVATADATRFFVLTGPTASGLSVAHTGGRLQIGLRAVEMPAYLRSTKSMVVRDGANEIRYQDYARWAEPLEAGVLRILKEQLLASPVVRGVDAHPMRGDVARDYDVSVRIIRCEGAAGSDDVARFSASYEIVAADGSGKVLASRTFSAPETAWNGKDFGALATLLSEGVTALGGQIAGDLAK, encoded by the coding sequence ATGAATTCAAAAAATCCGCGTGAGCTTAATGGTGATGGTGCTGGCGTGGCGCGGTTGCGCCGGCGGTTTTTGCCGGCGTGGGCATTGATGGCGGTGGCGGCGACGGTGCTGGGCGGCTGCCAGTTGCTGCCGGTGGCGACGGCGGATGCGACGCGGTTCTTCGTGCTGACGGGGCCTACGGCGAGCGGGCTTTCGGTGGCGCACACCGGGGGGCGTTTGCAGATTGGACTGAGAGCGGTGGAGATGCCGGCGTATCTGCGCTCGACGAAGAGCATGGTGGTGCGCGATGGGGCGAACGAGATCCGCTACCAGGATTATGCGCGTTGGGCGGAGCCGCTGGAGGCGGGCGTGCTGCGGATTTTGAAGGAGCAGTTACTGGCGTCGCCTGTGGTCCGGGGAGTGGATGCGCATCCGATGCGTGGAGACGTGGCGCGGGATTACGATGTGTCGGTGCGGATCATCCGGTGCGAAGGCGCGGCGGGGAGCGATGATGTGGCGCGGTTCTCGGCGTCGTACGAGATCGTGGCGGCGGATGGCAGTGGGAAGGTGCTGGCGAGCCGGACGTTCAGCGCGCCGGAGACTGCGTGGAACGGGAAGGATTTTGGGGCGCTGGCGACGTTGCTGAGTGAGGGCGTGACGGCTCTGGGCGGGCAGATCGCGGGGGATTTGGCCAAGTGA
- a CDS encoding MlaD family protein — protein MKTKMNPALVGVFVLGALALGVAALLTFGGVSFFSKPQRFVVSFDETIHGLDLGSPVKVRGVRAGRVVDLNVHYDAKTNLSRVVVICELTRKVVVNHDGVEMDLSNRAQLEEMVKRGLRAQLGVQGLATGLLYVELTFEDPEVYPLGELAAGGRFLEVPSIPSSMAEAYASAMQILSNLKKIDFPGLEKDVRALLVDTRAKVNTIDLAAVTAEWAKAGKSVSALTESPEILKTFANLNTAIDALKVTMAGLDKQVGPAGEQLAAVLEQAKTTLKTFDAAAANARNFISAQSGLGEEATRTLMQLSEAAGALQRLTEFLERNPSSLITGRKGPQ, from the coding sequence ATGAAAACGAAAATGAATCCGGCCCTGGTGGGCGTGTTTGTGCTGGGCGCGCTGGCGCTGGGCGTGGCGGCGTTGCTGACGTTTGGCGGAGTGAGTTTTTTCTCCAAGCCGCAGCGGTTCGTCGTGTCGTTTGACGAGACGATCCACGGGCTGGATCTCGGGTCGCCGGTGAAGGTGCGGGGCGTGAGGGCGGGGCGGGTGGTGGATTTGAATGTCCACTACGACGCGAAGACGAATCTGTCGCGTGTGGTGGTCATCTGCGAGCTGACGCGGAAAGTCGTGGTGAACCATGATGGAGTGGAGATGGACCTTTCGAACCGGGCGCAGCTCGAGGAAATGGTGAAGCGGGGTTTGCGGGCCCAGCTGGGCGTGCAGGGGCTGGCGACGGGGCTTTTGTACGTGGAGCTGACGTTTGAGGATCCGGAGGTTTACCCGCTGGGCGAACTCGCGGCGGGCGGGCGTTTCCTGGAGGTGCCGAGCATCCCGTCGTCGATGGCCGAGGCGTACGCGAGCGCGATGCAGATCCTTTCGAATTTGAAGAAGATCGATTTCCCGGGGCTGGAAAAGGATGTGCGTGCCCTGTTGGTCGATACGCGGGCGAAGGTGAACACGATCGATCTAGCGGCGGTGACGGCGGAGTGGGCGAAGGCCGGGAAATCGGTGTCGGCGCTGACGGAGTCGCCAGAGATCCTGAAGACTTTTGCGAATCTGAATACGGCGATCGATGCGTTGAAGGTGACGATGGCGGGGCTCGACAAGCAGGTGGGGCCGGCGGGCGAGCAGCTGGCGGCGGTGCTGGAGCAGGCGAAGACGACGCTGAAGACTTTCGATGCGGCGGCGGCGAATGCGCGGAATTTCATCTCGGCGCAGAGCGGGCTGGGTGAGGAGGCGACGCGGACGTTGATGCAGCTCTCGGAGGCGGCGGGGGCGTTGCAGCGGCTGACGGAATTTTTGGAGCGGAATCCGAGCTCGTTGATTACGGGGCGGAAGGGGCCGCAGTGA